The following is a genomic window from Kiritimatiellia bacterium.
GGTGGTAGCGTGTGGAAGCGCCATCGCTCAACGGACAAAAGGTACTCCGGGGATAACAGGCTGATCACCGCCAAGAGTCCATATCGACGCGGTGGTTTGGCACCTCGATGTCGGCTCATCGCATCCTGGGGCTGGAGAAGGTCCCAAGGGTTTGGCTGTTCGCCAATTAAAGCGGTACGCGAGCTGGGTTCAGAACGTCGTGAGACAGTTCGGTCCTTATCCACTGTGGGCGCAGGAGATTTGAGGAGTCCATTCCTTAGTACGAGAGGACCGGGAATGACGCACCTCTGGTGTTCCGGTTGTCGCGCCAGCGGCAGCGCCGGGTAGCTATGTGCGGAACGGATAAGCGCTGAAAGCATCTAAGCGCCAAGCCTTCTCCTAGATAAGATCTCCCCTCCGCAAGGAGCTAAAGGCCGGTCGAAGACTACGACCTTGATAGGCCGGGTGTGTACGCGTCGTGAGGCGCTGAGCTAACCGGTACTAATCGGCCGTGCGACTTGATCATCTATTTTCTTCTCGGTGCCGTGTGGACCCATCCTATGCAATCCCTTTTCCCGCAGATAGCGGGACCGGTTTTTCCCGGTGACCATGGCGAGGGGGAAACACCCGTTCCCATTCCGAACACGGCCGTTAAGCCCCTCAGCGGCGATGGTACTGAGGTGGAGTCCTCGGGAGAGTAGCACGTTGCCGGGAATAATTTTAGAAGCCGGCGCCATTTGGCGCCGGCTTTTTTCTTCCATACAATCTCATTGAACCATTCGCGGCATTCAACTGCCTCGAAGTGTCCGATCAAAAAGGCGTAACATCAAAACTTCGAAGGAGACAGAGCGACGATTAGGCCCATGTCTGCGTCACCGTACGGCTACGCCGATCCCTACGCAGCTCGGGGCTTGAACAGCCTGCAACCTGCCTGCCTTGTGGGCGGCGGGCCATAAGGGTACCACAGGGTCTGAAGCTCTCCCGTGAGACCGGAGCGATTCGTCCAGTCTTCTTGCGCCCAGAACGAAAGGATCCTTGCTGTACCAAAAGGATCAGGATTCGCGATTGGCGACGGCTGAAACTGAACTTTGCGGCTCGCTCTTCATGACACCCAGAATCACGCCTGCCATGACGAGGGCGGCTCCGCCAAGCAACCATGGAGTCATGCGCTCGTCAAAAAACCAGATGGCTCCGACCGTCGCCAGGGCGAACTGCGCCGGAACGGCAAGCGCTACCAGTTGCGACTTCACATATCGCAGCAGGTAGATCGAAAGGGAGTGTCCGCCAACGGTCGGGAAGAGAATCAACCCCAGCAACGCAAATCGCTCAGCGCCTTGCCCCGCGCTGATCTGGCCGTCGAGCGCGAGTGCGAGAGCGCCCTGTACAAACGCGGCCGTCGCGAAGACCGCAAGCGTAAATAAAATCGACGATTGCCGCGCGCGGTATTTGCGTGTGAAGACAAAAAAGCTCGCGCACATCACCGCGGAACCAAACGCTACCAAGGACCCGGCGAGGTGCTCGGGTTCCATAGCGAACTGTCCTCCCAGAATCACGGCCATCCCCGCTGACGCCATCAAGCAAGCGGCCAACTCTCCCCGATTCAACCGCTCGCCAAGAACCGGTCGGGCGACGAAGGGAGCCAACAGTGGTTGCAAACCCATGAACAAATAGGCGTTCGACAGCGTTGTGTTCTGCAGGGCCCACGACCATGAGGCCAGGTGCACGCCAAGAAAAGTTCCGCTTATGACCGCGCCACGCGTCAACAGTCGTGGCCGGTCAGATCGCCGCCACTCGATCCAACCAAACGGCAACCACACCAGCGCGGCTCCCGCAACACGCCAAAAACCGATGCTCGCGGCGG
Proteins encoded in this region:
- a CDS encoding DMT family transporter is translated as MSSRCLFLIWCAIVVLATSAGFLTRWCGDIPAASIGFWRVAGAALVWLPFGWIEWRRSDRPRLLTRGAVISGTFLGVHLASWSWALQNTTLSNAYLFMGLQPLLAPFVARPVLGERLNRGELAACLMASAGMAVILGGQFAMEPEHLAGSLVAFGSAVMCASFFVFTRKYRARQSSILFTLAVFATAAFVQGALALALDGQISAGQGAERFALLGLILFPTVGGHSLSIYLLRYVKSQLVALAVPAQFALATVGAIWFFDERMTPWLLGGAALVMAGVILGVMKSEPQSSVSAVANRES